A window of Cyclopterus lumpus isolate fCycLum1 chromosome 10, fCycLum1.pri, whole genome shotgun sequence genomic DNA:
TTAGttcagacaataaaacacataccTACAAAAAAAACGATGATTAATGAACAGGCTGAGCCGATCTTTTAAAAGCCTACAAATATAAACCTCGCTGTCACTAAATGAATATGTTGGGCATTAGTTTGTTTAAGTACCGTAATGTGATAGCCGAAAGAGCCACCTGCCGCATCCGAACCCAACGCGCATTTGTCTGACAAGTTAGTGAAAATGTGATTATCTGGTCACTTTGGGCGCCCGTTACATTGAATCTGAGCGGTTAGCAGTTTCCAGAGCCCGGACAGTTTATCTGAAGTAGCCCATGGCCTTCCCTTGTCAGGTAATTTAATGTGGCACCGGCTACCAGCAACAAATAAGGCCACATAATCCTTTGCCATGCTCAATAGGTGCTGCCAGTGGTCAATTAGGCTGCTGTCCTTGTATTTTAAAGACAGACGCGATGGGTGTCATGTGCGTAATTACGCACGTGGATTTAACGGGTTTATTCTGTCTCAATAAACTCACACATGCCATATTTAATACAATCAACTGGAATGGCTTATTGAGTAAATGTTTAATGATTTTACATGATGTTTCTAGCTGTGAATAGTTAAggctttaaataatatattgaaaaagcatgtaatattttttttatttcaacttaAACATCTATAACATTGAGGAACAATGCAGGGGAATGttgaagaaatataaaagatTACCCTCCATGTTAGACTAGAGATTctaataaaaagaaatataaattcAGACCGACATTTCTTCCTCTTGGTCATTCCTTTATAATACATACACGATGAATAGTCTTCAGGTTATAAAGCACTACCTAATAGCTTTCATCAAGTTGCCTGTACACTTATTATTCACGTATATTCTACATGTGTCAAGGATAGAGATGGAAGAGGGGACACAGACGGCAAGAGGACAAATGATGCACTTTGTTTCGCCTGAAAAGTGGTAATAGGCCGAGGCATCATTTCATCAGACCCTAAGGTGTGCAAAAAGTTTTTCCATCTGATATCATTTGTCACGAAAACTTATATAGTGAAGACATGAGGATGAGCGGAACAAAGACAGATAGCCAAACAGCAGTCGGTTGAAACGATAAAATATTAGATGTTCGTCACCAAAGACGTCTACATCTTCAGTTATCCCTGGTGCGATTATTTTACATATGCCATTTTAATAACCATAAAGCTGTCGCTTGCTCCTTACTCCCCGTTATGACAAAAAACGACAACATAAAATACTGACTCACTCAGAAGGTGCCATATTTAGccatatatataaaacaagCTGACGCCGTTATGGGAAATATTGGTTATTGTGCCAAATGGTGGGACTACCATTAACATTCAATCAGTCATTCTGGTGCCAGCCAATGAATAGTGGAGAGGGATAGAGGGGGACGGAGCTGCTAAACTGAGCGTTTTGACgcgcagagaggaggaaggacagagcGTCACATCTCTCCAAACGCCCATCAAACTTTCACCACAGCCTGTAGAGAGGACCCAGTCCTCTGAACGAGGCCTGTTAGAGACAACACGGACACGCTGGAATCGGGGCAGACGGCTGGACAGCGATGGAGACACTACTGGCGATTACTTTTGGTACAGTTTGAACGTGCTGCGATTCTCCCTGAAAATATCCTGTCCAGTGTTTTCGTCCTTTTGCGACAGAGCGACGGGGATGGAGCAAGCACCCAGCGCGCCGAGCCCTCCTCCAAAGCCGGTTCATCATGAGCCCATCAGCTTCGGCATCGACCAGATCCTGGGAGCCGGTACAGAGCCAGAAAATGGGCGCACGTCTGGAAGACAAAGTGGATCCGATTTAAGCAACGGGGACGGTTATTACAGTTTAGGTAGCCCGACCGGGGCCAGCGCGCCCTACACCGCGCTGTCTATCTCCCTCTCCGGTATAATGCCTCCGGTGGAGGCTTCAGGTTCATACGGGGAAAGCAGGACTCTGGGCTGCCGGGGAGTGATTCGAGTCCCGGCCCACAGACCCATGACAGCCCCGGGACCCCCGGCCCCTGTCCAGAGCGCTGTCCCGGGTTTTGGAGGACTGTGCTTCCCCTGGATAGGAAACCGGTTCGCCAAGGACAGAATATCAGGTAGACCAGCTGTAACATCTAACGGGTTCCCCTTATTAATAAGTTattatgtttaaaacattagtACAGGCTGCTGAATCATTGAAGACACCCCTGCCAAATATGTGTAAAGCGTTTACAGCCAGCTGGAATTTTGTGTACGTGTAATTGGccttaaacaaagacaaacgACATCAGGgcacatgttttaaaatgtttttaaataatggcGAATACTACATTTACAGATTATTATTAACCGTCTTGTGTCAGCGTAAGTGACACAAGACGGTTATTTTAGgaatttaaatattttcatttctaCATCACAGATCAGAAATACGAACGCAGTTATGTACAATAATAAGGCTCTATTTTTATAGAACCAAATAGCATTGTTCTGTCATAATGTATTGCTGATAGTGAAAATCAACTACAATTAAATGAATTGGCTAAATTGAGGCATAACTAAGAATAAGCATATTATATGTTGTCAAATAATTGACTTCAGAAATTATAGAGACACGTAACATATAAATactctcaaataaaaaatactatccaaaataatacaatgtgatgtgttttttctgtatttAATACAAGGTTAGGAAGATGAATCGAAGATGATCAGGAGCGTTTATTAGCAAAGGCCTTGTATGTGAAGAACATATAAATAGGCCAACAGACCTGCTGTAATTAGCAGGGCGGATATTATAAAATGAGTATTCGTTTATTTCTTATCATTATATTGTTTTCAATAGGCTACCTGGCCAGACTAATCTTTCACAATAAATTGCATCCCACATATTTCACATATGGCTTACACAGTCTAAAT
This region includes:
- the LOC117737749 gene encoding T-cell leukemia homeobox protein 3-like codes for the protein MEQAPSAPSPPPKPVHHEPISFGIDQILGAGTEPENGRTSGRQSGSDLSNGDGYYSLGSPTGASAPYTALSISLSGIMPPVEASGSYGESRTLGCRGVIRVPAHRPMTAPGPPAPVQSAVPGFGGLCFPWIGNRFAKDRISAALVPFAVTRRIGHPYQNRTPPKRKKPRTSFSRVQICELEKRFHRQKYLASAERAALAKSLKMTDAQVKTWFQNRRTKWRRQTAEEREAERQQANRLILQLQQSALQKSLSESAVSDPLCAHNSSLYALQNLQPWAEERE